AAATCGTACACGCCATAGGTCAGATAGCTGACCACCACCAGCGCCACTGAGGCCAGAATGGCGAACCGGTTATAGTTGGAAATGACCTCCACCACGTCATGCCAGTTAACCTTGCGGGCATAGATCACCAGCAACACAATCACAGCGATAAAGAACAGCCAGGTGAGGATCTTTTTAACCCACTTCCAGCGGGAATGCGCAGCAGACATCAGGATTACACTCGCTCAGTTTCAGGGTTCAACACGATCCTGGGTCTCCAGCTCTGGCTGGACAGGAGGCGAAATTTGCGCCAGTTTCGGGGTGTGAGCAGGCAGCCAGCCCGCAATCGCCGGGAAATGCCGCAGAAAATGGAAGACCACCACGCTTTTACTCAGTTGCCACCAGTTCTGTTTGGGGAGCTGGCTCTCTTCCACACGCTGGCAATCTTCATTCAGCAGACGGTTGAGGTTACCCCGCACCACCTCGTTAAAGGTACGATCGTGAATGATCAGGTTGGCCTCAAGGTTCAGCGACAGGCTGAGCGGATCAAGGTTGCTGGACCCCACCGTTGACCAGTAATCGTCCTGCACGGCGATTTTGGCATGCAGGGGGCGACGAATATATTCATAGATCTCCACGCCACCTCCCACCAGATAGTTATAGAGCAACTCCGCGCCGACTTTAACGATAGGCATATCGGGTTCACCCTGCACAATCAGCTTCACCGAAACGCCCCGCTGCGCGGCACTGCGCATTTCACGCAGCAGACGGTAGCCCGGGAAGAAGTAAGCATTGGCGATGATCACCTCTTTCTTCGCATCCCGCAGCATATCAATATAGTGCTGCTCGATATCATCGCGATGTTCGTCATTATCCCGCCAGACAAACAGCACCTGGGCATCGCCAGGCGTGGCGTTTTTTGCCGGACGGTGCGAGCGGCCTCCCCACCAGCGTCGGGTAACATTTTCGCTGTTTATCGCCTGCTGCACGTACTGCGTAATGTCATCAACAATCGGGCCTTTCACCTCAACGGCGTAATCCTGTTTGGCCTGGGCGCCATAGCTGGAGTTATGTTCCGCGGAATAATTAATGCCGCCAACAAAGGCAA
This genomic window from Erwinia sp. E_sp_B01_1 contains:
- the clsB gene encoding cardiolipin synthase ClsB, producing the protein MNMEWRDGNRLRLLENGEEYFPRVFEAIRRARESVMLETFILFEDEVGNELHEVLLAAANRGVKVEMMLDGYGSNHLSTEFVNSLTSAGVRFLYYDPRPLVLGMRTNIFRRLHRKIVVCDGVIAFVGGINYSAEHNSSYGAQAKQDYAVEVKGPIVDDITQYVQQAINSENVTRRWWGGRSHRPAKNATPGDAQVLFVWRDNDEHRDDIEQHYIDMLRDAKKEVIIANAYFFPGYRLLREMRSAAQRGVSVKLIVQGEPDMPIVKVGAELLYNYLVGGGVEIYEYIRRPLHAKIAVQDDYWSTVGSSNLDPLSLSLNLEANLIIHDRTFNEVVRGNLNRLLNEDCQRVEESQLPKQNWWQLSKSVVVFHFLRHFPAIAGWLPAHTPKLAQISPPVQPELETQDRVEP